The following are from one region of the Poecilia reticulata strain Guanapo linkage group LG7, Guppy_female_1.0+MT, whole genome shotgun sequence genome:
- the LOC103468003 gene encoding tumor necrosis factor receptor superfamily member 1A isoform X1 codes for MDIVWVVSLILAFMSTRLSLVEATRQDSKCPAGYHKNSKDNSCKPCETGTYTEINNTLPFCHRCHSCGNGVGDKKPCTTKSDVVCNCTPGHYSKEGACRKCSENNFIGTNEDYYDMCRQPCLSPHCTKDPGSKTTPPILAPSEVRANTTETKPLTTASTASPTSPSGRPTLSTTLKTSSPTMEKVPNQSDTLFWLSALGAVTSLLLFWFLLLFCRSLLRKEAVLPCWSKQKYLQRLPQEPKLDEERSHHCSSPTTQTFTVFEETPMMSLCQEPPAHISGHVQHGLHADARRYEHCDRWPAIVLYAIIKEVPVRRWKEFLRLLSVSDQQMERVEMEAGLGSMEKQYQMLRLWSQRSSASLNEVYSSLHLMELSGCVQQLQENLERLQWRCEVKQALAV; via the exons ATGGACATTGTGTGG GTTGTTTCACTGATACTTGCCTTCATGTCCACCAGACTGAGTCTCGTTGAGGCAACACGGCAAGACTCAAAGTGCCCAGCTG GATATCATAAAAATTCTAAAGATAATTCCTGCAAGCCATGCGAGACGGGCACATATACAGAGATAAACAACACTCTTCCATTCTGTCATCGGTGCCATTCTTGTGGTA ATGGGGTGGGAGATAAAAAACCATGCACAACTAAAAGCGATGTGGTGTGTAACTGTACTCCTGGACACTATTCAAAGGAAGGCGCCTGCAGGAAATGCTCCGAAAACA attttatcGGCACCAATGAAGATTATTATGATATGTGTCGTCAGCCCTGCCTAAG CCCACACTGTACGAAGGACCCAGGATCCAAGACAACTCCTCCCATCTTGGCTCCATCTGAAGTTCGAGCAAATACTACAGAAA CTAAACCTTTGACTACTGCGTCGACTGCCAGCCCGACTTCACCGTCAGGGAGACCGACTCTTTCCACAACACTGAAAACATCAAGTCCAACTATGGAGAAAGTGCCAAATCAAT CAGATACCCTCTTCTGGCTTTCTGCTTTGGGGGCTGTTACATCTCTGTTGCTCTTTTGgttcctgctgctcttctgcAGGAGCCTGCTCAGAAAGGAAGCTGTTCTTCCCTGCTGGAGCAAACAAAAATACCTGCAAAGACTTCCTCAGGAACCAAAATTGGACG AGGAACGTAGTCATCACTGTAGCAGCCCAACCACACAG acatttacagtttttgagGAAACTCCCATGATGTCTCTCTGTCAGGAACCACCTGCTCACATCAGCGGCCACGTGCAGCACGGCCTTCACGCAG ATGCAAGACGATATGAGCACTGTGACCGCTGGCCGGCCATCGTGCTCTATGCGATCATCAAGGAAGTGCCTGTTCGCAGATGGAAGGAGTTCCTCCGACTGCTGTCTGTGTCCGACCAGCAGATGGAGCGGGTGGAGATGGAGGCCGGTCTCGGGTCCATGGAGAAGCAGTACCAGATGCTGAGGCTGTGGAGCCAGCGCTCCTCGGCGAGCCTGAATGAAGTTTACTCCTCACTGCACCTCATGGAGTTGTCGGGCTgcgtccagcagctgcaggagaacCTGGAGAGGCTGCAGTGGAGGTGCGAAGTGAAGCAGGCGCTCGCAGTCTGA
- the LOC103468003 gene encoding tumor necrosis factor receptor superfamily member 1A isoform X2, whose translation MDIVWVVSLILAFMSTRLSLVEATRQDSKCPAGYHKNSKDNSCKPCETGTYTEINNTLPFCHRCHSCGNGVGDKKPCTTKSDVVCNCTPGHYSKEGACRKCSENNFIGTNEDYYDMCRQPCLSPHCTKDPGSKTTPPILAPSEVRANTTETKPLTTASTASPTSPSGRPTLSTTLKTSSPTMEKVPNQYTLFWLSALGAVTSLLLFWFLLLFCRSLLRKEAVLPCWSKQKYLQRLPQEPKLDEERSHHCSSPTTQTFTVFEETPMMSLCQEPPAHISGHVQHGLHADARRYEHCDRWPAIVLYAIIKEVPVRRWKEFLRLLSVSDQQMERVEMEAGLGSMEKQYQMLRLWSQRSSASLNEVYSSLHLMELSGCVQQLQENLERLQWRCEVKQALAV comes from the exons ATGGACATTGTGTGG GTTGTTTCACTGATACTTGCCTTCATGTCCACCAGACTGAGTCTCGTTGAGGCAACACGGCAAGACTCAAAGTGCCCAGCTG GATATCATAAAAATTCTAAAGATAATTCCTGCAAGCCATGCGAGACGGGCACATATACAGAGATAAACAACACTCTTCCATTCTGTCATCGGTGCCATTCTTGTGGTA ATGGGGTGGGAGATAAAAAACCATGCACAACTAAAAGCGATGTGGTGTGTAACTGTACTCCTGGACACTATTCAAAGGAAGGCGCCTGCAGGAAATGCTCCGAAAACA attttatcGGCACCAATGAAGATTATTATGATATGTGTCGTCAGCCCTGCCTAAG CCCACACTGTACGAAGGACCCAGGATCCAAGACAACTCCTCCCATCTTGGCTCCATCTGAAGTTCGAGCAAATACTACAGAAA CTAAACCTTTGACTACTGCGTCGACTGCCAGCCCGACTTCACCGTCAGGGAGACCGACTCTTTCCACAACACTGAAAACATCAAGTCCAACTATGGAGAAAGTGCCAAATCAAT ATACCCTCTTCTGGCTTTCTGCTTTGGGGGCTGTTACATCTCTGTTGCTCTTTTGgttcctgctgctcttctgcAGGAGCCTGCTCAGAAAGGAAGCTGTTCTTCCCTGCTGGAGCAAACAAAAATACCTGCAAAGACTTCCTCAGGAACCAAAATTGGACG AGGAACGTAGTCATCACTGTAGCAGCCCAACCACACAG acatttacagtttttgagGAAACTCCCATGATGTCTCTCTGTCAGGAACCACCTGCTCACATCAGCGGCCACGTGCAGCACGGCCTTCACGCAG ATGCAAGACGATATGAGCACTGTGACCGCTGGCCGGCCATCGTGCTCTATGCGATCATCAAGGAAGTGCCTGTTCGCAGATGGAAGGAGTTCCTCCGACTGCTGTCTGTGTCCGACCAGCAGATGGAGCGGGTGGAGATGGAGGCCGGTCTCGGGTCCATGGAGAAGCAGTACCAGATGCTGAGGCTGTGGAGCCAGCGCTCCTCGGCGAGCCTGAATGAAGTTTACTCCTCACTGCACCTCATGGAGTTGTCGGGCTgcgtccagcagctgcaggagaacCTGGAGAGGCTGCAGTGGAGGTGCGAAGTGAAGCAGGCGCTCGCAGTCTGA
- the znf362b gene encoding zinc finger protein 362b isoform X1 produces the protein MAEPRFNNPYFWPPPPSMPGQLDNLVLINKIKEQLMAEKIRPLHLPPTSTPSQQSLLVPTSSPDGGAPHGMPVPKPQSQQVPAHHSQPQGSGQPDIALHARPASGSGPDGNLDDKSSVKAKGLWEDWHMRQLTEQSGRINHRSGLAPSSRPDNHSTSEALTPTTLTSSSQNRMGGAPSVNIISGLASGPGMDHMKGGLAGLLGPPPKAPRGRKKIKAENTTGPLLVVPYPILADQGCVTVAPKEGKTYRCKVCPLTFLTKSEMQIHSKSHTEAKPHKCPHCSKTFANASYLSQHLRIHLGIKPYHCSYCENSFRQLSHLQQHTRIHTGDRPYKCAHPGCEKAFTQLSNLQSHQRQHNKDKPYKCPNCYRAYSDSASLQIHLSAHAIKNAKAYCCSMCGRAYTSETYLMKHMSKHTVVEHLVSHQSPQRTESPGIPIRISLI, from the exons ATGGCAGAGCCTCGATTTAACAACCCCTATTTTTGGCCACCACCTCCCTCCATGCCAGGCCAG CTGGATAACCTGGTCCTCATTAACAAGATCAAGGAGCAGCTGATGGCGGAGAAGATTAGACCTCTGCACCTGCCGCCTACCTCCACCCCGTCCCAGCAGTCGCTGCTGGTGCCCACCTCGTCGCCGGACGGCGGCGCTCCGCACGGCATGCCGGTCCCAAAGCCTCAGTCGCAGCAGGTGCCGGCCCACCACTCGCAGCCGCAGGGCTCCGGGCAGCCAGACATCGCTCTGCATGCTCGTCCCGCCTCCGGCTCTGGGCCAG ATGGAAATCTGGATGACAAGTCATCGGTAAAGGCCAAAGGATTGTGGGAGGACTGGCACATGAGACAGCTCACCGAGCAATCGGGCCGGATCAACCATCGTTCAG GCCTGGCTCCTTCATCTCGACCCGACAACCACAGCACCTCGGAGGCCCTGACCCCCACCACCCTGACCTCGAGCAGCCAGAACCGAATGGGCGGGGCTCCTTCTGTGAACATCATCTCCGGACTGGCGAGCGGTCCCGGCATGGACCACATGAAGGGCGGACTGGCCGGACTCCTGGGCCCTCCGCCCAAAGCACCTCGGGGGAGGAAGAAGATAAAAGCGGAAAACACAACCGGGCCTCTTCTGGTCGTGCCCTACCCCATCCTGGCCGACCAGGGCTGCGTCACTGTGGCACCTAAAGAGGGCAAAACCTACAG ATGCAAAGTCTGCCCGCTCACCTTCTTAACCAAGTCAGAGATGCAGATTCATTCCAAGTCCCACACAGAGGCCAAGCCACACAAGTGTCCCCACTGCTCCAAGACATTCGCCAACGCCTCCTACCTTTCCCAGCACCTGCGCATCCACCTGGGGATCAAGCCCTACCACTGCTCCTACTGCGAGAACTCGTTCCGCCAGCTGTCGCACCTGCAGCAACACACCAG AATCCATACTGGCGACCGGCCTTACAAATGTGCTCATCCTGGATGTGAAAAAGCTTTTACTCAGCTGTCTAACCTTCAG TCTCACCAGAGGCAGCACAACAAAGACAAGCCGTACAAATGTCCCAACTGCTACCGTGCCTACTCAGACTCCGCATCGTTGCAGATCCACTTGTCGGCGCACGCCATCAAAAACGCTAAGGCCTACTGCTGCAGCATGTGCGGCCGGGCATACACCTCA GAGACCTACCTTATGAAGCACATGTCCAAACACACAGTCGTGGAGCACCTAGTGAGCCACCAATCGCCGCAGAGGACCGAGTCCCCGGGCATCCCCATCCGGATCTCCCTCATCTGA
- the znf362b gene encoding zinc finger protein 362b isoform X2 produces the protein MAEPRFNNPYFWPPPPSMPGQIKEQLMAEKIRPLHLPPTSTPSQQSLLVPTSSPDGGAPHGMPVPKPQSQQVPAHHSQPQGSGQPDIALHARPASGSGPDGNLDDKSSVKAKGLWEDWHMRQLTEQSGRINHRSGLAPSSRPDNHSTSEALTPTTLTSSSQNRMGGAPSVNIISGLASGPGMDHMKGGLAGLLGPPPKAPRGRKKIKAENTTGPLLVVPYPILADQGCVTVAPKEGKTYRCKVCPLTFLTKSEMQIHSKSHTEAKPHKCPHCSKTFANASYLSQHLRIHLGIKPYHCSYCENSFRQLSHLQQHTRIHTGDRPYKCAHPGCEKAFTQLSNLQSHQRQHNKDKPYKCPNCYRAYSDSASLQIHLSAHAIKNAKAYCCSMCGRAYTSETYLMKHMSKHTVVEHLVSHQSPQRTESPGIPIRISLI, from the exons ATGGCAGAGCCTCGATTTAACAACCCCTATTTTTGGCCACCACCTCCCTCCATGCCAGGCCAG ATCAAGGAGCAGCTGATGGCGGAGAAGATTAGACCTCTGCACCTGCCGCCTACCTCCACCCCGTCCCAGCAGTCGCTGCTGGTGCCCACCTCGTCGCCGGACGGCGGCGCTCCGCACGGCATGCCGGTCCCAAAGCCTCAGTCGCAGCAGGTGCCGGCCCACCACTCGCAGCCGCAGGGCTCCGGGCAGCCAGACATCGCTCTGCATGCTCGTCCCGCCTCCGGCTCTGGGCCAG ATGGAAATCTGGATGACAAGTCATCGGTAAAGGCCAAAGGATTGTGGGAGGACTGGCACATGAGACAGCTCACCGAGCAATCGGGCCGGATCAACCATCGTTCAG GCCTGGCTCCTTCATCTCGACCCGACAACCACAGCACCTCGGAGGCCCTGACCCCCACCACCCTGACCTCGAGCAGCCAGAACCGAATGGGCGGGGCTCCTTCTGTGAACATCATCTCCGGACTGGCGAGCGGTCCCGGCATGGACCACATGAAGGGCGGACTGGCCGGACTCCTGGGCCCTCCGCCCAAAGCACCTCGGGGGAGGAAGAAGATAAAAGCGGAAAACACAACCGGGCCTCTTCTGGTCGTGCCCTACCCCATCCTGGCCGACCAGGGCTGCGTCACTGTGGCACCTAAAGAGGGCAAAACCTACAG ATGCAAAGTCTGCCCGCTCACCTTCTTAACCAAGTCAGAGATGCAGATTCATTCCAAGTCCCACACAGAGGCCAAGCCACACAAGTGTCCCCACTGCTCCAAGACATTCGCCAACGCCTCCTACCTTTCCCAGCACCTGCGCATCCACCTGGGGATCAAGCCCTACCACTGCTCCTACTGCGAGAACTCGTTCCGCCAGCTGTCGCACCTGCAGCAACACACCAG AATCCATACTGGCGACCGGCCTTACAAATGTGCTCATCCTGGATGTGAAAAAGCTTTTACTCAGCTGTCTAACCTTCAG TCTCACCAGAGGCAGCACAACAAAGACAAGCCGTACAAATGTCCCAACTGCTACCGTGCCTACTCAGACTCCGCATCGTTGCAGATCCACTTGTCGGCGCACGCCATCAAAAACGCTAAGGCCTACTGCTGCAGCATGTGCGGCCGGGCATACACCTCA GAGACCTACCTTATGAAGCACATGTCCAAACACACAGTCGTGGAGCACCTAGTGAGCCACCAATCGCCGCAGAGGACCGAGTCCCCGGGCATCCCCATCCGGATCTCCCTCATCTGA